Proteins from a genomic interval of Luteibacter pinisoli:
- a CDS encoding lipopolysaccharide biosynthesis protein, with translation MKHWFSDGSFRTILRNASYLGSSNVVSALLGLLALACAGRAMSPALFGTLVVVQAYAKSVSDFAKFQTWQFVVQFGTPALERKDLARFRDVTGLSFGLDLASGAVAVVGGMALLPLLGHAVGLKPEDFWWALAYCTLIPTMTAATPTGILRSIDRFDLIAVQQAVTPFLRAVGSVLAYLFHLGFPGFIATWYISSLVGDMCLWVFAVRELRRQNIEHALRPGLLAPARRIKGAWDFVWTTNFAHSIWSARNAGSNVLVGIVLGPAAAGVFKVALTFFDAAGTPASLMQKSFYPEIMRLDPSSTRPWKLGIRSAALAGGLGVLVALLVILVGKPLIGSVFGAKYLEAYSLLQVMSAALVVSMAGFPLESLLYIASRQRAALVAQALAALTYAGLLVGLSHLMGLMGAAIAYFIGTCLEALFSLIPTVAAYRQRHTLSFHAPEEAR, from the coding sequence ATGAAACACTGGTTCTCCGACGGCTCGTTCCGCACCATCCTGCGGAACGCGTCTTACCTCGGCTCAAGCAATGTCGTGAGCGCCCTGCTGGGCCTGCTCGCGCTCGCCTGTGCGGGCCGCGCCATGTCGCCTGCGCTGTTCGGCACGCTGGTCGTGGTCCAGGCCTATGCCAAGAGCGTCAGCGATTTCGCCAAGTTCCAGACCTGGCAGTTCGTCGTGCAGTTCGGCACGCCGGCGCTCGAGCGCAAGGACCTGGCGCGCTTCCGCGACGTCACCGGCCTGTCGTTCGGCCTGGATCTCGCCAGTGGCGCGGTGGCGGTGGTCGGCGGCATGGCCTTGCTGCCGCTGCTGGGCCACGCGGTGGGCCTGAAGCCGGAGGATTTCTGGTGGGCCCTGGCGTACTGCACGCTCATCCCGACCATGACCGCGGCGACGCCCACCGGCATCCTGCGCTCGATCGACCGCTTCGACCTGATCGCCGTGCAGCAGGCGGTGACCCCGTTCCTGCGTGCCGTCGGCAGCGTGCTGGCTTACCTGTTCCACCTCGGCTTTCCCGGCTTCATCGCCACCTGGTACATCTCCAGCCTGGTCGGCGACATGTGCCTGTGGGTGTTCGCGGTTCGCGAACTGCGCCGGCAGAACATCGAACATGCGCTGCGCCCCGGCCTGCTCGCCCCTGCCCGCCGTATCAAGGGCGCGTGGGATTTCGTCTGGACCACCAACTTCGCCCACTCGATCTGGTCCGCGCGTAATGCCGGCAGCAACGTGCTGGTCGGTATCGTGCTCGGCCCGGCCGCGGCGGGTGTGTTCAAGGTGGCGCTGACCTTCTTCGACGCCGCGGGCACGCCGGCCTCGCTGATGCAGAAGAGCTTCTACCCGGAGATCATGCGCCTGGATCCGTCCAGCACGCGGCCGTGGAAGCTGGGTATCCGCTCGGCGGCGCTGGCGGGTGGCCTGGGCGTGCTCGTGGCCTTGCTGGTGATCCTGGTCGGCAAGCCGCTGATCGGCTCGGTGTTCGGCGCCAAGTATCTCGAGGCGTATAGCCTGCTGCAGGTGATGTCGGCGGCCCTGGTGGTCTCCATGGCCGGCTTCCCGCTCGAATCCCTGCTCTATATCGCCAGCCGCCAGCGCGCCGCACTCGTCGCGCAGGCCCTGGCGGCCCTTACCTACGCGGGCCTGCTGGTCGGCCTGAGCCACCTCATGGGGCTCATGGGCGCGGCGATCGCGTATTTCATCGGGACGTGCCTGGAGGCATTGTTCTCGCTAATCCCCACCGTGGCGGCGTATCGTCAGCGACACACGCTCTCCTTCCATGCACCGGAGGAAGCACGTTAG
- the spt gene encoding serine palmitoyltransferase, whose translation MSLNARLQAVRAVREELATLGIDPFGVQIDRIVTPTEGIIHGRRTILAGTNNYLGMTFDRGCIEAASAALENSGTGTTGSRMANGSYAAHRELELELAAFYGKRDGIVFSTGYQANLGMISALAGPGDNVLIDADSHASIYDGCKLSGANIIRFRHNDPADLAKRLRRLGADAAKALIVIEGVYSMLGDRAPLDEFVRVKKEFGAALMVDEAHSMGVLGERGQGLVEEAGVLDDIDYVVGTFSKSLGNTGGFCVGDSEDMEVLRYASRPYVFTASLAPATIAATRQALRTLEGARDLRQRLRENAERLHAGLTALGFTLGAPANAVVAVLVGEKVEALRFWDHLLKNGVYVNVMVPPATPGESSLLRCSVSAAHTPEQIDAICAAFASWPGARPTAHGG comes from the coding sequence ATGAGCCTGAATGCCCGACTGCAGGCCGTTCGTGCGGTCCGGGAAGAGCTGGCCACGCTGGGCATCGATCCCTTCGGCGTGCAGATCGACCGCATCGTGACGCCCACCGAGGGCATCATCCACGGGCGCAGGACGATCCTTGCCGGTACCAACAATTACCTCGGCATGACGTTCGACCGTGGCTGCATCGAGGCCGCGAGCGCCGCGCTGGAAAACTCGGGCACCGGCACCACCGGCTCGCGCATGGCCAATGGCAGCTATGCCGCGCACCGTGAGCTGGAGCTGGAACTGGCCGCGTTCTACGGCAAGCGCGACGGCATCGTGTTCTCCACGGGCTACCAGGCCAACCTCGGCATGATTTCGGCGCTGGCCGGCCCCGGCGACAACGTGCTGATCGATGCGGACAGCCACGCCAGCATCTACGACGGCTGCAAGCTCAGCGGCGCGAACATCATCCGTTTCCGCCACAACGATCCGGCCGACCTCGCCAAGCGCCTGCGCCGTCTCGGCGCCGATGCGGCGAAGGCGCTGATCGTGATCGAGGGCGTGTACAGCATGCTCGGCGATCGCGCGCCGCTGGATGAATTCGTCCGGGTCAAGAAGGAATTCGGCGCGGCGCTGATGGTCGACGAAGCGCACTCGATGGGCGTGCTCGGCGAGCGCGGCCAGGGCCTGGTCGAAGAAGCCGGCGTGCTCGACGACATCGATTACGTGGTCGGCACCTTCAGCAAGAGCCTGGGCAACACCGGTGGTTTCTGCGTCGGCGATTCCGAAGACATGGAAGTGCTGCGCTACGCCAGCCGGCCTTACGTCTTCACCGCGTCGCTCGCCCCGGCCACGATCGCGGCGACCCGCCAGGCACTGCGCACGCTGGAAGGCGCGCGCGATCTCCGCCAGCGCCTGCGTGAGAACGCCGAGCGCCTGCATGCCGGCCTCACCGCGCTGGGCTTCACCCTGGGTGCGCCGGCCAATGCGGTGGTTGCCGTGCTTGTCGGCGAGAAGGTCGAGGCGCTGCGCTTCTGGGATCACCTGCTGAAGAACGGCGTGTACGTGAACGTCATGGTCCCCCCGGCCACCCCGGGTGAGAGCTCCCTGCTCCGCTGCAGCGTCAGCGCCGCGCACACGCCCGAACAGATCGATGCGATCTGCGCCGCATTCGCCAGCTGGCCCGGCGCGAGGCCCACTGCGCATGGCGGGTGA
- a CDS encoding acyl carrier protein, whose translation MNVTDTTLARLIEIVTPFGQGRVPVIDASTELTGDLELDSLRVMDLMLAVEDEFDISVPINSLGEVRTVGDLASLIQKSVDASA comes from the coding sequence GTGAACGTTACTGACACCACCCTTGCCCGCCTCATTGAGATCGTCACCCCGTTCGGCCAGGGCCGCGTGCCGGTGATCGATGCGTCCACCGAGCTCACCGGCGACCTGGAACTCGACTCGCTGCGCGTGATGGATCTCATGCTCGCGGTCGAAGACGAGTTCGACATCTCCGTGCCGATCAATTCGCTGGGCGAAGTGCGCACCGTGGGCGACCTGGCGTCGCTGATCCAGAAATCCGTGGACGCGAGCGCATGA
- a CDS encoding NAD-dependent epimerase/dehydratase family protein yields MSPDAMGEGGPVVALTGATGFIGTALRKQLMAAGYRVRALYRPRRGRVVQCADGLKWIAGDLADKDALAALVDGADVVIHCAGSVRGASPAAFNRVNETGVLDIVEAAKQSPTCRRLLLVSSLAAREPGLSDYANSKRLGELALEAHAGRLNWAVLRPPAVYGPGDREMLPLFQGMARGLAAIPGDGTGRFSLIHVADLASAVVAWLDHETASGSTYELDDGHERGYDWDTVLATASRVLRGNAPIRRLPIPVPVLRTIAGINLMAARAFGYAPMLTPGKVREITHADWVGNGHAFTQATGWRPALGFERGLADTLGTGAAALPGVPS; encoded by the coding sequence GTGAGCCCTGACGCCATGGGCGAAGGCGGCCCCGTTGTTGCGCTGACCGGCGCCACCGGCTTTATCGGTACCGCCCTGCGCAAGCAGCTCATGGCGGCCGGTTATCGCGTGCGCGCGCTGTACCGCCCGCGCCGTGGGCGCGTCGTGCAGTGCGCCGATGGCCTGAAGTGGATCGCGGGCGACCTCGCCGACAAGGACGCCCTGGCGGCCCTGGTCGACGGCGCCGACGTGGTCATCCACTGTGCCGGCAGCGTGCGCGGCGCGAGCCCTGCCGCGTTCAACCGGGTGAATGAGACCGGCGTGCTCGACATCGTCGAGGCGGCGAAGCAGTCGCCGACCTGCCGGCGCCTCCTGCTCGTCTCCTCGCTGGCTGCGCGCGAGCCCGGCCTGTCGGACTACGCGAACAGCAAGCGCCTGGGCGAACTGGCCCTCGAAGCCCACGCCGGGCGGCTCAACTGGGCCGTACTGCGGCCGCCGGCCGTGTATGGCCCGGGCGACCGCGAAATGCTCCCCCTGTTCCAGGGCATGGCGCGCGGCCTCGCCGCCATCCCGGGCGACGGCACGGGGCGTTTTTCACTGATCCACGTGGCGGACCTGGCCTCGGCCGTGGTCGCGTGGCTGGACCACGAGACGGCCTCGGGCAGCACGTATGAACTGGACGACGGCCACGAGCGTGGCTACGACTGGGATACGGTGCTGGCCACGGCCTCCCGGGTGCTGCGCGGCAACGCGCCGATCCGCCGCCTGCCTATTCCCGTCCCCGTCCTGCGCACCATCGCAGGCATCAATCTCATGGCCGCGCGCGCCTTTGGCTACGCGCCCATGCTGACCCCCGGCAAGGTGCGCGAAATCACGCACGCCGACTGGGTCGGCAACGGCCATGCCTTTACACAAGCCACAGGCTGGCGGCCCGCGCTAGGCTTTGAGCGCGGCCTTGCGGATACGCTCGGCACGGGCGCCGCCGCCCTCCCCGGAGTCCCATCGTGA
- a CDS encoding fatty acyl-AMP ligase produces the protein MPLRPGDFATLAEALDYAAAGVTGANFYAGGKLVTALPYRTLRKQAMELAQKLATLGLPRGSRLAIVAETTPEFLRFFFASQYAGLVPVALPSAVNLGGHDAFVHKTRVMLEACGASIVVAAESFLGLLGESVQGLDVAMWGTPDAFDALASSTGELQPLTADEVAYLQFTSGSTGTPKAAMIPSHALMANLQGSIGPGLSLRDDDRFVSWLPFYHDMGLVGCLLTVMAAQRSIDYLDTREFAMRPRRWLELMSHSKATIAYSPPFGYDMCARRVKPADVASYDLSHWRVAGIGAEPILPSVPARFAEMLAPAGFDPLSLVPSYGMAEASLAVSFSPLRKGIVVEWIDSDELSENLLASPVAEGTGTGFVRCGGPLPGHELEIWNDAGEHLADQHVGRIMVRGPSVMSGYFQQAEITAKVLAADGWLDTGDIGYVVDGEVVVTGRHKDMIIVNGRNIWPQDIEHIVERQPELRSQDASAFSVPGPGGAEVAVVVVQCNTLDIEAREALVHRIRRELLEELGISCLIELVPRHTLPRTSSGKLSRSATRRGYLERRAQEQVPEALAS, from the coding sequence GTGCCGCTTCGTCCCGGCGACTTTGCCACCCTGGCAGAGGCGCTCGACTATGCGGCGGCCGGCGTGACGGGTGCGAACTTCTACGCAGGCGGCAAGCTCGTTACCGCACTACCCTATCGGACTTTGCGAAAGCAGGCGATGGAACTTGCGCAGAAGCTGGCCACGCTGGGCCTGCCGCGCGGCTCCCGCCTGGCGATCGTCGCCGAGACGACGCCGGAATTCCTGCGCTTTTTCTTCGCCTCCCAGTACGCCGGCCTCGTGCCGGTGGCGCTGCCGTCGGCGGTGAACCTGGGCGGGCACGATGCCTTCGTGCACAAAACCCGCGTCATGCTGGAAGCCTGCGGCGCGTCGATCGTCGTCGCCGCCGAGTCGTTCCTCGGCCTGCTCGGTGAATCCGTGCAGGGCCTGGACGTCGCCATGTGGGGCACGCCGGACGCGTTTGACGCGCTGGCGAGCAGCACCGGCGAGCTGCAGCCGCTGACCGCCGATGAAGTGGCCTACCTGCAGTTCACCTCCGGCAGCACCGGCACGCCGAAGGCGGCGATGATCCCGAGCCACGCGCTGATGGCGAACCTGCAGGGTTCGATCGGCCCGGGCCTGTCGCTGCGCGATGACGATCGTTTCGTCTCGTGGCTGCCGTTCTATCACGACATGGGCCTGGTCGGTTGCCTGCTCACGGTGATGGCCGCGCAGCGTTCCATCGATTACCTCGACACGCGCGAGTTCGCGATGCGTCCGCGCCGCTGGCTCGAACTGATGAGTCACTCGAAGGCCACCATCGCCTACAGCCCGCCGTTTGGTTATGACATGTGCGCCCGCCGCGTTAAGCCGGCGGACGTCGCTTCGTACGACCTGTCGCACTGGCGCGTCGCCGGTATCGGTGCCGAACCGATCCTGCCGTCCGTGCCGGCGCGCTTTGCAGAGATGCTCGCACCGGCGGGTTTCGATCCCCTTTCGCTGGTGCCGTCGTACGGCATGGCCGAAGCCTCGCTCGCGGTGAGCTTCTCGCCGCTGCGCAAGGGCATCGTGGTCGAGTGGATCGATTCCGACGAACTGTCGGAAAACCTGCTCGCTTCCCCGGTTGCCGAAGGCACGGGTACCGGCTTCGTCCGTTGTGGCGGTCCGCTGCCCGGCCACGAGCTGGAGATCTGGAACGACGCCGGTGAGCACCTCGCCGACCAGCATGTCGGCCGGATCATGGTGCGTGGCCCGAGCGTCATGTCGGGTTACTTCCAGCAGGCTGAAATCACCGCGAAGGTACTCGCGGCTGACGGCTGGCTCGATACCGGTGACATCGGCTACGTCGTCGACGGCGAAGTGGTCGTCACCGGCCGCCACAAGGACATGATCATCGTCAACGGCCGCAACATCTGGCCGCAGGACATCGAGCACATCGTCGAACGCCAGCCGGAGCTGCGTTCGCAGGATGCGTCCGCGTTCAGCGTACCGGGCCCGGGTGGCGCGGAAGTGGCCGTCGTGGTCGTCCAGTGCAACACGCTCGATATCGAAGCGCGCGAAGCCCTGGTCCACCGCATCCGCCGCGAGCTGCTCGAAGAGCTCGGCATCAGCTGCCTGATCGAACTGGTGCCGCGCCATACCCTGCCGCGCACGTCGTCGGGCAAGCTGTCGCGCTCGGCCACCCGTCGCGGGTACCTGGAACGCCGTGCACAGGAGCAGGTTCCCGAAGCGCTTGCTTCGTGA
- a CDS encoding aspartyl/asparaginyl beta-hydroxylase domain-containing protein, whose protein sequence is MNTVTSPSAPQAPLWRRLLIKGGKRFLRWSGQFQAKHSRVPSTPVIHNREFAWVPQLEAAWPAIRQELDHLLEHPEDIPAFHQISPDQKRISKGDNWKTFGFYVYGNRVDENCALCPRTAAVLDTLPGVRSAMFSILQPRYRIAPHHGPTRAVIRAHLGLKVPADARNVWIRVDDQILHWEEGKVVLFDDTYEHEVHNDTDELRAVLFIDIDRPMDRIGTIFNGLIFWLIQASPYVRQPVKNLARWNRERGRQNQKAD, encoded by the coding sequence ATGAATACCGTCACCTCCCCGTCGGCCCCCCAGGCCCCCCTATGGCGTCGACTCCTGATCAAGGGCGGCAAACGCTTCCTGCGCTGGAGCGGCCAGTTCCAGGCGAAGCACTCGCGCGTGCCGTCCACGCCGGTCATCCACAATCGCGAGTTTGCCTGGGTGCCCCAGCTGGAAGCGGCATGGCCCGCGATCCGGCAGGAGCTGGACCACCTGCTTGAACACCCGGAAGACATTCCGGCGTTCCACCAGATCTCGCCTGACCAGAAGCGCATTTCCAAGGGCGACAACTGGAAGACGTTCGGCTTTTACGTGTACGGCAACCGGGTGGACGAAAACTGCGCCCTGTGCCCGCGCACGGCCGCCGTGCTGGACACCTTGCCCGGCGTGCGCAGCGCCATGTTTTCCATCCTGCAGCCGCGCTACCGGATTGCGCCGCACCACGGCCCTACCCGTGCCGTCATCCGTGCCCATCTGGGCCTGAAGGTGCCGGCGGATGCCCGCAATGTCTGGATCCGGGTCGACGACCAGATCCTGCATTGGGAAGAAGGCAAGGTCGTGCTGTTCGACGACACCTACGAACACGAAGTGCATAACGACACGGATGAACTGCGTGCCGTGCTTTTCATTGATATCGACCGCCCGATGGACCGCATCGGCACGATCTTCAATGGGCTGATTTTCTGGCTGATCCAGGCCAGTCCGTACGTCCGCCAGCCCGTGAAGAATCTTGCGAGGTGGAACCGCGAACGCGGCCGACAGAACCAGAAAGCCGACTAG
- a CDS encoding thymidylate kinase, with amino-acid sequence MKPLPVIALTGSDGSGKSTLAAALVAQLRAHRPTEELYLGQSSGKIGDWIGTLPLVGPRFKRYLVSKSDKVHDQPAKPPGNATALVIYLLSHWRAYKFRRLLAMCRRGTLVVTDRYPQAERAGFSIDGPQLAKTQGGNWWVRRLRAREHRLYEWMASNVPMLVIRLNVDVETAHARKPDHKLSSLREKIAAIPHLHFNGAAILDLDGTDAASSVLDSSMRAIHAALQVAHA; translated from the coding sequence ATGAAGCCGCTGCCCGTCATCGCCCTTACCGGGAGCGATGGCTCGGGCAAGTCCACGCTGGCCGCGGCCCTCGTGGCGCAGCTGCGTGCGCATCGCCCGACCGAAGAGCTTTACCTCGGCCAGTCGAGCGGAAAGATCGGCGACTGGATCGGCACCTTGCCGCTGGTTGGGCCGCGTTTCAAACGCTACCTCGTCAGCAAGTCCGACAAGGTGCACGACCAGCCGGCGAAGCCGCCCGGCAACGCCACGGCACTGGTCATCTACCTGCTGTCGCACTGGCGCGCCTACAAATTTCGTCGCCTGCTCGCGATGTGCCGCCGCGGCACGCTCGTGGTCACCGATCGCTACCCGCAGGCCGAGCGCGCGGGTTTCTCCATCGATGGGCCGCAGCTGGCCAAGACCCAGGGCGGCAACTGGTGGGTGCGCCGTCTGCGCGCCCGCGAGCACCGGCTCTACGAATGGATGGCCTCCAACGTCCCCATGCTGGTGATCCGCCTGAACGTGGACGTGGAAACCGCCCACGCCCGCAAGCCGGACCACAAGCTGTCGTCGCTGCGCGAGAAGATCGCGGCCATTCCGCACCTTCACTTCAATGGCGCCGCCATCCTGGACCTTGACGGGACGGATGCTGCATCGAGCGTGCTGGATTCCTCCATGCGCGCGATCCACGCGGCGCTGCAGGTGGCCCACGCATGA
- a CDS encoding thymidylate kinase — protein sequence MNLSKKTLPEQGSGMAPLIAIIGTDGSGKSTVAEHMVTWMGRYGPTGQAHLGKQAGNIGRALERLPLVGGYMGRLIRRKSDGVNKRIDEHKQPTLFPSLVISAFTLRRLRRFRRMLAMRRKGLIVVTDRFPQVEIPGAYDGPGFPKEAAGSWLVLRLARFEHDAFVWMAGHQPDLVLRLNVDLDTACARKPDHRREALSRKIAVTPRLKYSGAPIVDIDANQPLATVIADAEAAVSRMMQARGYA from the coding sequence ATGAACTTGTCGAAAAAAACCTTGCCGGAACAGGGCAGTGGCATGGCGCCGCTCATCGCCATCATCGGAACGGATGGCTCTGGGAAGTCGACCGTGGCCGAGCACATGGTCACCTGGATGGGTCGTTACGGGCCCACGGGGCAGGCACACCTCGGCAAGCAGGCCGGCAATATCGGCCGGGCGCTTGAACGCCTGCCGCTGGTAGGGGGATATATGGGCCGTCTGATCAGGCGCAAGTCCGACGGTGTGAACAAGCGCATCGACGAGCACAAGCAGCCGACGCTGTTCCCCTCGCTGGTCATCAGCGCCTTCACGCTGCGCCGCCTGCGCCGGTTCCGGCGGATGCTCGCCATGCGCCGCAAGGGTCTCATCGTGGTCACGGACCGTTTCCCGCAGGTGGAGATTCCCGGCGCGTACGACGGCCCCGGCTTCCCGAAAGAGGCGGCGGGCTCCTGGCTCGTCCTGCGCCTGGCGCGCTTTGAGCACGACGCCTTCGTGTGGATGGCCGGGCATCAGCCGGACCTCGTCCTGCGCCTCAATGTCGACCTGGACACCGCCTGCGCACGCAAGCCGGACCACCGCCGCGAGGCGCTGAGCCGGAAGATCGCCGTCACCCCGCGGCTCAAGTACAGCGGTGCCCCCATCGTCGATATCGATGCCAACCAGCCGCTGGCCACGGTGATCGCGGATGCCGAAGCGGCGGTGTCGCGGATGATGCAGGCGCGCGGTTACGCGTAA
- a CDS encoding LuxR C-terminal-related transcriptional regulator, whose protein sequence is MTVLDLGLPDTDGVAVIAALRRLSPACRVVVLTTYGGDGRARRALNAGAQGYLLKTSVASNLIGAVRTVHQGRQYMSASVARQLAAFPDDETLTERELAVLRAVAEGLENKQIAVRLSVSPETVKEHVSNAMGKLRANNRTHAVAIALERGFLR, encoded by the coding sequence GTGACCGTGCTCGACCTGGGCTTGCCGGACACGGACGGGGTGGCGGTGATCGCTGCGCTGCGGCGCCTGTCGCCCGCCTGCCGCGTCGTCGTCCTGACAACCTACGGCGGCGATGGCCGGGCCCGGCGGGCGCTCAACGCGGGCGCGCAGGGATACCTGCTGAAGACCTCGGTGGCCAGCAACCTCATTGGCGCCGTGCGGACGGTGCACCAAGGGCGTCAGTACATGTCCGCCAGCGTCGCGCGGCAGCTGGCGGCATTCCCCGACGACGAGACACTGACCGAGCGTGAGCTGGCCGTGCTGCGGGCCGTCGCGGAAGGCCTGGAAAACAAGCAGATCGCCGTGCGGCTCTCGGTGTCGCCCGAGACCGTCAAGGAGCACGTCTCCAACGCGATGGGCAAGTTGCGGGCGAATAATCGCACCCACGCCGTCGCCATCGCGCTGGAACGCGGCTTCCTTCGCTGA
- a CDS encoding helix-turn-helix transcriptional regulator, with product MVTVAAPHIRRLLDRALDHLDRSDANEQRIGTHFLSEALRIHLVPPPDDPAGAFPKLSPDHVETVIDLALANLEARLCIRSLAAACGMSRGHFSRAFKATFGAPPHRWRTLRRLENARYLLARTQVSLADIAATCGFADQAHL from the coding sequence ATGGTTACCGTGGCCGCGCCCCACATCCGGCGCTTGCTGGACCGCGCGCTCGACCACCTGGACCGTTCCGATGCGAACGAGCAACGGATCGGTACGCACTTCCTGTCCGAAGCGCTGCGCATCCACCTGGTACCACCGCCGGATGACCCGGCGGGCGCGTTTCCCAAACTATCCCCGGACCATGTGGAAACCGTGATCGACCTGGCGCTGGCCAACCTCGAGGCACGCCTGTGCATCCGGTCGCTGGCGGCGGCATGCGGCATGTCGCGCGGGCATTTCTCGCGCGCTTTCAAGGCGACGTTCGGCGCGCCACCGCACCGCTGGCGAACCCTGCGTCGCCTGGAAAACGCCCGCTACCTGCTGGCACGCACGCAGGTCTCGCTGGCGGACATTGCGGCCACCTGCGGCTTTGCCGACCAGGCGCACTTGTGA
- a CDS encoding alpha/beta fold hydrolase, with amino-acid sequence MSHITTSDGTDIYYKDWGTGQPIVFHHGWPLSSDDWDAQMMFFLLHGYRVIAHDRRGHGRSTQTSKGNDMDTYVADAAAVVEHLGLKNAVHIGHSTGGGEVARYVAKYGKAHGVAKAILVSAVPPLMLKTAANPGGTDMSVFDGFRKALAANRAQFYREVPIPFYGFNRPGVKTIEGVVDNWWRQGMIGGAVNHYEGIKAFSETDFTEDLKKIDVPTLVMAGDDDQIVPYKDASELSAKLIKGAELKIYPGYPHGMLTVHADVINPDLLAFIKK; translated from the coding sequence ATGTCCCACATCACGACTAGCGACGGCACCGACATCTATTACAAGGACTGGGGTACCGGCCAGCCGATCGTCTTCCATCATGGCTGGCCGTTGTCGTCCGACGACTGGGACGCCCAGATGATGTTCTTCCTGCTGCACGGCTATCGCGTGATCGCGCATGACCGTCGTGGCCACGGCCGTTCGACGCAGACCTCGAAGGGCAACGACATGGACACCTACGTGGCGGACGCCGCCGCGGTGGTCGAGCACCTGGGCCTGAAGAACGCGGTTCACATCGGCCATTCGACCGGTGGCGGCGAAGTGGCGCGCTACGTCGCCAAGTACGGCAAGGCCCATGGCGTGGCCAAGGCCATCCTGGTGAGCGCCGTGCCGCCGCTGATGCTGAAGACCGCCGCCAATCCGGGGGGTACCGACATGTCGGTGTTCGACGGCTTCCGCAAGGCGCTTGCCGCGAACCGCGCGCAGTTCTATCGCGAAGTGCCGATCCCGTTCTATGGCTTCAACCGCCCGGGCGTGAAGACGATTGAAGGCGTGGTCGACAACTGGTGGCGCCAGGGCATGATCGGCGGTGCGGTGAATCACTACGAAGGCATCAAGGCCTTCTCGGAAACCGACTTCACCGAAGACCTGAAGAAGATCGACGTGCCGACGCTGGTGATGGCCGGCGACGACGACCAGATCGTGCCGTACAAGGACGCGAGCGAGCTCTCGGCCAAGCTGATCAAGGGTGCCGAGCTCAAGATCTACCCGGGCTACCCGCACGGGATGCTCACCGTCCACGCCGATGTGATCAATCCGGACCTGCTGGCCTTCATCAAGAAGTAA